The following DNA comes from Marinobacter adhaerens HP15.
GGTTAATCCGTTTCTAGTACATACGATATACCGAAAATTAAGACCGTGCAACATAACGAAGAAAAAAGTTTAGGTAATTTCGTCCTTGAGGCTCACGAGTGAGACACCCGCGAGCCTATATCTTGCCTGTAACGCAACGATCCTTTTCGGTGATTCCGGTGTTGAAAGGCCCGGCAGCCTTTTTAGCCGCTAAAATTTAGCAGCGGCAGGGAGGGATTTATTACAAAAAAGTCAATAGTCCTTTTGTGTGGTGTCCATGTCCCGCAATTTTTTTCTAGTTTCTTCCCCCCACTTCTTTACTTGGAAGGCGCGATGCTCAGGAAGTACAGCACAAACACGTTCATAGCCTGCTGGCAAGCTATTTGGCATTTTCCCGCCCGCTAATGCGTCTAGTGCTGCCCGATCCAAGTCGGTTGACTCCAGGAGAAGAGGGAGCGGCGTTTCAAGGGCTGCCGCTATGGCTTCCATCACTTTCAGTGACGGATTAGCCTTACCCGTTGTTAAATCCGACAAAAACGAAATGGAAACGCCAGAGCGTTCCGCAAGCTCGTTTTTGGTCATGTGCCGCTCGTCTAGGATGCGCAGCACGTTAGTAAAGAAGATGAA
Coding sequences within:
- a CDS encoding transcriptional regulator, which codes for MYNFIFFTNVLRILDERHMTKNELAERSGVSISFLSDLTTGKANPSLKVMEAIAAALETPLPLLLESTDLDRAALDALAGGKMPNSLPAGYERVCAVLPEHRAFQVKKWGEETRKKLRDMDTTQKDY